A region from the Actinomycetota bacterium genome encodes:
- a CDS encoding haloacid dehalogenase, which produces MNLDSISSTLRSNLDAKNDSREQGLPLCRKTIRLSANSIRATHRGDGEEAQRLLAEGRRLLDQAAAAMTDHPDVHHAGFFHDASKEHAEARLTYALVFDQPLPGPEEVGVEAAAYLNGMGEAIGELRRHILDLLRRGDLQRAETLMNAMDEIYYLLSTMDYPDAMTGGLRRTTDVARSIIERTRGDLSTTIIQQGLITALGEGRRDPA; this is translated from the coding sequence ATGAACCTGGACTCCATCAGCAGCACCCTTCGCAGCAATCTCGACGCCAAGAACGACTCCCGGGAACAGGGCCTGCCCCTGTGCCGCAAGACCATCCGGCTGTCGGCCAACTCCATCCGGGCGACCCACCGCGGGGACGGCGAGGAGGCGCAACGCCTACTTGCCGAAGGCCGCAGGCTTCTGGACCAGGCGGCGGCGGCCATGACCGACCACCCCGACGTGCACCACGCCGGCTTCTTCCACGACGCCTCCAAGGAGCACGCCGAGGCCCGCCTGACCTACGCGCTGGTCTTCGATCAGCCGCTGCCCGGTCCGGAGGAGGTCGGGGTTGAGGCGGCGGCTTATCTGAACGGGATGGGCGAGGCCATCGGCGAGCTGCGCCGGCACATCCTGGACCTGCTGCGGCGGGGAGACCTGCAGCGGGCGGAGACGCTCATGAACGCCATGGACGAGATCTACTACCTGCTCAGCACCATGGACTACCCCGACGCCATGACCGGGGGTCTCAGGCGGACCACCGATGTGGCCCGCTCGATCATCGAGCGGACCCGGGGCGACCTGTCCACGACGATCATCCAGCAGGGGTTGATCACCGCTCTCGGCGAAGGCAGGCGCGACCCCGCCTGA